One window from the genome of Ananas comosus cultivar F153 linkage group 13, ASM154086v1, whole genome shotgun sequence encodes:
- the LOC109719336 gene encoding uncharacterized protein LOC109719336: MQVGNVSCIGQRFAPARCSSSQEKKPRRRRTKEERRAMVESFITKYRGLNNGNFPSLNLTHKEVGGSFYTIREIVRDIIQENKVLGPGSLSLKTLNLEDCEDPPVSLSEFSSVGEIYHNNVEVSPVAGQHQNEDSYELVDFNSQKKIALYPNVLTLAQVSFGKSSDQLQMGITKHADQYGSLADAVCKDTNLGKPTVWTDDNLGALELNNFETQGCLQNDKTDKAEQKLPSVYSTCDAHQKRATVLNDDDLGNGIHMMVEGAKLSAKSSDVSQTNRRDDDMIAVANASDPLINDSSSQFSFPASSTETSSPDLRLRETESFCSSKKVFEMQESAEKVEVPSMSANGDAIINRFESSGIRSSSLADEEAKEQTASLSQQFVPPSGATMTKAAECKLAKSSSSTLKDAHVTEGKAGHEDISSSTSEISRSKIADKERSEANPFWAAMKAVVDAFVKFWTE, translated from the exons ATGCAGGTTGGAAATGTCAGTTGTATTGGGCAAAGATTTGCTCCTGCTAGATGCAGTAGTTCGCAAGAAAAGAAGCCTCGCCGTCGGCGGACGAAAGAGGAGAGACGAGCAATGGTCGAGTCTTTTATAACCAA GTACCGCGGCTTAAACAATGGGAATTTTCCTTCACTTAACCTCACGCATAAGGAAGTTGGTGGGTCCTTTTACACAATTCGCGAGATCGTGAGAGATATTATTCAGGAAAATAAAGTGCTGGGCCCTGGCAGTTTGAGTTTAAAAACACTGAATCTGGAAGATTGCGAAGATCCTCCAGTTTCATTATCTGAATTTTCCAGTGTGGGGGAAATATATCATAACAACGTGGAAGTCTCACCAGTGGCCGGCCAGCATCAAAATGAAGACAGCTATGAACTAGTAGATTTCAATAGCCagaaaaaaattgcattgtatCCAAATGTTTTAACCCTTGCGCAAGTTTCTTTTGGTAAATCATCCGATCAATTACAGATGGGCATTACTAAGCATGCAGACCAATACGGTAGTTTAGCGGATGCAGTGTGTAAGGACACAAACCTTGGAAAACCAACTGTGTGGACCGATGACAATTTGGGAGCgcttgaattaaataattttgaaactcAGGGTTGTTTGCAGAACGACAAAACAGACAAGGCCGAGCAGAAACTTCCTTCGGTTTATTCCACATGTGATGCCCACCAAAAAAGAGCAACGGTTCTGAATGATGATGACCTTGGAAATGGAATTCACATGATGGTGGAAGGAGCAAAGCTCTCTGCAAAAAGCAGTGATGTATCTCAGACTAATAGAAGAGACGATGACATGATTGCTGTAGCGAATGCATCCGATCCGTTGATCAACGATTCGTCCTCTCAGTTTTCTTTTCCTGCCTCTTCTACTGAGACTAGTAGCCCAGACTTACGTCTCAGGGAAACTGAAAGTTTTTGCAGCTCAAAGAAAGTATTTGAAATGCAAGAATCAGCAGAGAAGGTTGAAGTACCCTCCATGTCTGCCAATGGGGATGCCATCATAAATAGATTCGAGTCTAGCGGCATTCGTTCTTCCAGTTTAGCCGATGaggaagcaaaagaacaaaCAGCTTCGTTGTCACAACAATTTGTACCTCCATCTGGAGCAACGATGACTAAG GCAGCTGAGTGTAAGTTGGCCAAATCAAGTTCGTCTACTTTAAAGGACGCACATGTGACAGAAGGCAAAGCCGGGCATGAAGATATTTCCAGCAGTACATCTGAGATTAGCAG GAGTAAAATAGCCGACAAAGAACGGAGCGAAGCGAACCCTTTTTGGGCTGCAATGAAGGCAGTGGTCGACGCTTTCGTCAAATTTTGGACGGAGTGA
- the LOC109719293 gene encoding mediator of RNA polymerase II transcription subunit 33A-like, with amino-acid sequence MAAAAWGAAAAEETKAAQEEAAHLGRGAGANAANPLAWKYAERALSSALASPLLLLSLLSTRVIPSRRLKPTAYRLYMELLRRHGFSFVSQIKGPNFKRTMMLVDDNLQLSKIFGFQAYEPGVFIVAYVTCTLWQLLDAALDDEDLLELTPEKKAKWPTKPQDVSIIGERISNEPRVEHSEKLHKMNTKISVEIIGHFLRHKVISRLLCLARENMPSQWGSFASRLHLLATKSSALRNSTVSVQLFQRLIAGDWNILGKECKQNRKLEVRSLISFGSRTLGGYCLGASPSALWIPIDLYLEDCIDGSVAATNSIELLSGLVMTLQAVNGSTWHDAFLALWMASLRLVQRERDPHEGPVPRLDARLSMLLSITTLSIADIIEEDEALVDGMEVDSQLKDKAAGGKRCKDLVSSLQTLGDYESLLAPPPSIISAANQAAAKALMFVSGINVGGGYTENININDKALNCPGNLRHLIVEACISRNLLDTSAYFWPGYIAGRINQIPHSISSQLPGWSSFMKGAPLSQSMVNSLVSNPAASLAELEKIFEIAINGSDDDKVSAATVLCGASLLRGWNIQEHTVRLVVKLLSPPVPPDYTGSDSHLINHGPMLNVLLTGISSVDCVQVFSFHGLVPALAAALMAICEVFGSCFPSVSRTLATGEEITAHAVFSNAFILLLRLWKFNHPPLEYCILGDGAPVGSQLTPEYLLLLRNARVLSPCKPAKNQAGHKAMSTDTSLPSPHPIFMDSFPKLKHWYRQHQACLASTLSGLVHGTPVHQNVDGLLRMMFRKINKGGNQSVGPVLSGSSSLSTSSGAGSDDTCVRPNLPAWDILEAVPFVVDAALAACSHGRLFPRELATGLKDLADFLPASLATIVSYFSAEVTRGVWKPAFMNGSDWPSPAANLSIVEEQIKKIVAATGVDVPSLVAGGSFPATLPLPLAAFVSLTITYKLDKASERFLNLAGPALENLAASCPWPSMPIVAALWTQKVKRWSDFLVFSASRTVFHHNNDAVVQLLRSCFSATVGLSGTSSISGNGGVGSLLGHGFGSHFSGGLTPVAPGILYLRIYRCIKDVSILAEEILSLLMLSVKEIAETTVSKERSDRLKRTKHGMRYEQVSLAAAMTRVKVAAALGATFVWLSGGSRVVQSLIQEMLPSWFLSVHDLDQEGGSGPIVYMLGGYALAYFAVLSGMFAWGIDSTPVSKRRPRVVQSHFEFLASALDGKITLGCDWALWRAYVSGFLGLVVECAPSWVLEVGLDGLKRLSRGLRRWNEDELALALLRRGGVEAMGTAAELILAGE; translated from the exons atggcggcggcggcgtggggggcggcggcggcggaggagacgaAGGCGGCGCAGGAGGAGGCCGCGCACCTCGGCCGCGGCGCCGGCGCCAACGCCGCGAACCCCCTCGCGTGGAAGTACGCCGAGCGCGCCCTCTCCTCGGCCCTCgcctcccccctcctcctcctctccctcctctccaccag GGTAATTCCAAGTCGGCGCCTCAAACCAACAGCATATAGGCTTTACATGGAACTCTTGCGGAGACACGGATTTTCTTTTGTATCTCAGATCAAAGGACCAAATTTTAAACG GACAATGATGTTAGTAGATGACAATCTCCAACTTTCCAAAATATTTGGCTTTCAAGCATATGAACCAGGGGTCTTCATTGTCGCATATGTCACTTGCACATTATGGCAGTTGCTTGATGCCGCATTGGACGATGAAGATTTGCTGGAATTGACCCCAGAGAAGAAGGCTAAGTGGCCAACTAAGCCACAAGATGTGAGCATAATTGGAGAGCGAATCAGTAATGAACCAAGGGTCGAACATAGTGAGAAGCTACATAAGATGAACACTAAGATTTCTGTTGAAATCATTGGGCATTTCCTGCGGCACAAAGTAATTTCTAGGCTTCTTTGCTTGGCACGTGAAAACAT GCCTTCTCAGTGGGGATCCTTTGCCAGCCGCTTACACCTGCTTGCCACAAAGTCATCAGCGTTGCGGAATTCAACAGTATCTGTTCAATTATTTCAGCGGTTGATTGCAGGCGATTGGAACATTTTGGGCAAAGAATGCAAACAAAATCGAAAACTAGAAGTTCGTAGTCTTATTTCCTTTGGTTCCCGCACTCTTGGCGGATATTGTCTTGGTGCTAGTCCTTCTGCTCTTTGGATTCCCATCGATCTCTACCTGGAAGACTGCATAGATGGCTCCGTTGCTGCGACAAATTCCATTGAACTTCTAAGTG GTTTAGTCATGACTCTTCAGGCAGTTAATGGGTCCACCTGGCATGATGCTTTCCTGGCCCTTTGGATGGCTTCTCTTCGGCTTGTACAGAGG GAAAGAGATCCTCATGAGGGTCCTGTGCCCCGCCTCGACGCACGATTATCCATGCTGCTTTCTATTACAACACTTTCAATTGCCGATATCATTGAGGAAGATGAAGCTCTGGTTGATGGAATGGAAGTCGACAGCCAGTTGAAAGACAAAGCAGCAGGAGGGAAGCGCTGCAAGGATTTGGTGTCCAGCTTACAAACTCTTGGTGACTACGAAAGCTTGCTGGCTCCCCCTCCATCTATCATATCCGCAGCTAATCAGGCTGCTGCCAAAGCTTTGATGTTTGTTTCAGGCATCAATGTTGGTGGTGGCTACACGGAGAACATTAATATAAACGACAAGGCATTGAACTGTC CTGGAAATCTGCGTCATTTGATTGTCGAGGCTTGTATCTCAAGAAATCTGTTGGATACATCAGCTTATTTTTGGCCAGGCTACATCGCTGGACGCATCAACCAAATACCTCATTCCATTTCTTCCCAACTTCCCGGTTGGTCTTCTTTTATGAAGGGTGCTCCTTTAAGCCAGTCGATGGTTAATTCTTTGGTGTCAAATCCTGCTGCTAG CTTAGCAGAACTTGAGAAGATATTCGAAATCGCAATCAATGGATCAGACGATGACAAAGTTTCTGCCGCCACTGTTCTATGTGGAGCCTCTTTGTTACGTGGATGGAACATTCAG GAACATACAGTTCGCTTGGTTGTCAAGCTGCTTTCACCTCCTGTTCCTCCCGATTATACTGGAAGCGACAGCCATTTGATAAATCATGGTCCTATGCTTAATGTTCTTCTTACTGGAATATCGTCTGTAGACTGTGTTCAAGTCTTCTCATTCCATGGCCTG GTTCCAGCACTAGCAGCTGCACTTATGGCAATATGCGAAGTTTTTGGGTCTTGCTTTCCGAGTGTCTCAAGGACGCTTGCAACGGGGGAAGAAATCACTGCTCACGCAGTCTTCTCAAACGCATTTATACTTCTTTTGAGGCTCTGGAAATTTAACCATCCACCACTTGAATACTGTATACTGGGAGATGGTGCTCCCGTTGGGTCACAACTTACTCCAGAGTACCTTTTACTCCTGCGTAATGCCCGGGTGCTATCTCCTTGTAAACCAGCCAAAAACCAAGCTGGACACAAAGCTATGTCGACCGATACGAGCTTGCCATCCCCGCATCCTATATTCATGGACTCCTTCCCAAAGTTGAAACATTGGTATCGGCAGCATCAAGCTTGTTTGGCGTCGACTCTTTCTGGACTCGTTCATGGAACTCCAGTTCATCAAAACGTGGATGGTCTTCTGCGCATGATGTTCAGGAAAATCAACAAAGGAGGCAATCAGTCGGTGGGTCCTGTACTATCTGGGAGCAGTAGCTTGAGTACTTCTTCTGGTGCTGGAAGTGATGATACTTGTGTCAGGCCTAATTTACCTGCTTGGGACATTTTGGAAGCTGTACCTTTTGTGGTCGATGCTGCTCTTGCTGCTTGTTCCCATGGAAGATTATTTCCACGCGAATTAGCCACAG GCCTCAAGGATCTCGCTGATTTCCTTCCTGCTTCTTTGGCGACCATCGTAAGCTACTTTTCAGCTGAGGTTACTCGCGGTGTTTGGAAACCTGCTTTCATGAACGGAAGTGACTGGCCTAGTCCTGCTGCAAATCTATCCATCGTGGAAGAGCAGATCAAGAAAATTGTGGCCGCCACGGGTGTTGATGTTCCAAGCCTTGTTGCAG GAGGAAGCTTTCCAGCGACACTTCCGTTGCCCTTAGCTGCCTTTGTTAGCCTCACAATCACTTATAAGCTCGATAAGGCCTCCGAGCGCTTCCTCAACCTTGCTGGTCCGGCACTGGAGAACCTCGCAGCAAGTTGTCCATGGCCTAGCATGCCAATAGTTGCGGCCTTGTGGACCCAAAAGGTTAAGCGGTGGAGCGATTTCCTCGTTTTCTCCGCCTCGCGCACCGTCTTCCACCACAACAATGATGCAGTAGTGCAGCTCCTAAGGAGCTGTTTTTCTGCCACGGTTGGGCTGTCTGGTACTTCATCAATATCCGGCAATGGAGGCGTCGGCAGCCTTCTAGGCCATGGTTTCGGCTCTCATTTCTCTGGAGGCCTCACCCCGGTTGCTCCCGGAATCCTCTATCTCCGGATATATCGTTGCATCAAGGACGTCTCCATTCTAGCCGAAGAAATTCTCTCGCTTTTGATGCTATCGGTCAAAGAGATCGCGGAGACGACTGTGTCCAAAGAAAGGTCGGACAGGTTGAAGAGGACAAAGCATGGGATGAGATACGAGCAGGTCTCTCTCGCCGCCGCCATGACGCGGGTCAAGGTGGCGGCCGCGCTCGGCGCGACGTTCGTGTGGTTGTCAGGGGGTTCCAGGGTGGTCCAGTCCCTGATCCAAGAGATGCTCCCTTCGTGGTTCCTCTCGGTGCACGATTTGGATCAGGAAGGAGGGAGCGGGCCGATAGTTTACATGCTTGGGGGTTACGCACTGGCGTACTTTGCCGTGCTCTCCGGGATGTTCGCATGGGGAATCGACTCTACGCCGGTGTCGAAGCGGAGGCCGAGGGTCGTGCAATCGCACTTCGAGTTCCTTGCGAGTGCTCTGGACGGGAAGATCACTCTCGGGTGCGACTGGGCCTTGTGGCGCGCCTACGTTTCGGGGTTCTTGGGGTTGGTGGTGGAGTGCGCGCCGAGCTGGGTGCTCGAGGTGGGCTTGGACGGGCTGAAGCGGTTGAGTAGAGGGCTGAGGCGATGGAACGAGGACGAGCTGGCGCTCGCGCTGCTGCGGAGGGGCGGAGTCGAGGCGATGGGGACTGCTGCTGAACTGATTTTGGCCGGCGAATGA